Below is a genomic region from Brassica rapa cultivar Chiifu-401-42 chromosome A08, CAAS_Brap_v3.01, whole genome shotgun sequence.
TGCGTAGGAATAATATGTGATTGGGTTGTGTCTAGATTTTGAAGATCAACGAGGTTGGTGAGCTGTTTGAAGAAGTAAGAGAGACTCCGAACAAGAACGTGGTTTGTGAGATCAAAAAATTGCAGAtttataaagctttataaaaGTTGCAGAGTTGGCTTCttaacaccatcttctctctcatcttcttcagacATCTCTTATACTAAAACAATCGTATATCTCTCCTAAGACTTGCAAAGTTGAAGAGGTTAGTTGGACATCTAAGTGAATTTGGCtgcaattgttttttttttttacaaaagagAAGAGTGTGATGTGGAGAAACCTTGATGTTCTCAGATTATGTTTGAAATGACAACTTTTTGTTGAGAACAAGGAATTATCTCTAATGTTCAGATGAGAGCCTTATATAGTCCTTTCAACTCATAGTCTTGCTCTTTCCATGAAATGGCCTGTTATTCTGTGGCTAAGTAATTGAAACTATTCATTTTTACTACATTTTGTTTCTTGTAATAGAAATCAAGTTTGGTTAGGTTGACGTTGAATGATCTAGATTTTGTGCCAATTTTCATGTAAGAGAGAACAAGATGAGAAATAATACATTGTATCCAGAATTCAAGTAAAGAAACATGTCGTTCAGATGTTTTTAGTGTCTAAATTATGAAGGTAAATTAGGATTCTATATCAAATGATTAAAATACAGACAAAAGATATACTTTATAAAGCCATGAATAAACAAATTGTTTACATACCCTCTATAAAAAGTTTATAGattctttataaataatttatatacccttataaatggtttataaaatttatgtattgtttttataaacatttataaatgatttataaacagttattaattatttacatataaatccttataaactattttacatactcttataaattattttataagcctttataaatggtttatagactcttacaaaaaaattgtaaacctttttaaaagttttataaaattcagaaattgtttttagtaatttttataaataatttataaactcttattaattatttatatatccttataaacccttataaacaATTTTACAAACTCTTATATATTGTTTCTACAAGTCCTTATAAATTACTGTAGactcttataaatgatttaagagACTTTCTAATTGGTTCCTAAACctataaaccttataaattgAATACATAACCGATATTAATTGTGTATATACTTTCATAACGTTTATGCTAGTTATCAGTTAGTTATTTTACAAGATAGTATGTAATACTCAAGATTTGCTTATTGCCGGAAGTATGCCATAGCAATACTTATTACAACTTTTACATTTATAAGACCTTATAAATATAATGATGTCATTTGGAGATTTACTATTagctttatgttttttgttaacGTTTCAGAAAAGAACTTATTTATCATCAAAGAGTGTGTCAAATACGATTCAGACACGGGATGAAGCTTTAATTACTCATGATTTGCATATTGCTGGAAATAGTAACCCCCATTGAggtatttattacaatttttatatttataagaccttataaaagaaactttaaaacaatatatatatttagccttatgtttttatgttttcagagGGAAACACAATGTTCAAGAAGATTAGAGTagcagaaagagagagaagacacatgtttttatatgtaatatatatgttcttgacacatataagagaaacaagacacatgtctttctgtaatatatatgtgtagcACGTGTTCTTATAAGTGATTGTAAGCTGTAAATCATTTGCACTTTACATTTActctagtttattttttaagaaaattagcAACGAGCATCTTCATGTATTTATATCAccgattttactttttaaactttttatcattaattttcataatgctttctaaaatcttattataagatatataaagggttataaGTTATTTATCAGCCTTTACATATCATTTTTTGTGTTTAAATTTCATCTCTGAGTTTATATAATACTTTATAAACTAGTATATCTGAGTTTTATGAAGGTTTAAAGTgatgtttaataaattttaatacattattgTTTATGAATCCATAGATAATgcttataaatgttttaatcaTCTCTTGCGAATAATTATTTATAGGCGATGTAATCTGTAAACAAATTATTTAGAAACTATAATTTTAAGCtttatacattaaaatttataaggccttataaaatatattaaattttatacccTTATATCAAAGTTTGGAGTAGTGAATGTTGGAGTAGATGACGTCATCTACAAAAGATAAGATTAGTTAagcttaatataaaaaattttataaacctttatattatattttttagaattgtaaCTGTGACTTTTGTTTCATGCAtctttttttcacttttttcaGTGTCTTCGTCTGGAGTGATTTTCTATGTATTCTCATTTTCCCTAAGAATATTCACTTCCGTTAGTTGCTGTGTATCAGaaatttcttcttcatcattttCATCATCTGTTGCATTTCTTTTACCACCAgaaatttcttcttcttcattttcatcatTTGGTGCACCTTTTGTATCATCATAGTTGCATGGACTCTCATAACCGTCTGCCTTCAAAAAATCATGTCATAATAGGTAAAGAAAATAACatgtgaaaatatttataagtgcTTGGTAAAGTTATttgcttaccactcctaagaCATTCTCGATTACTTCTACTTGTTTATTCAAATCATAAAGCATTTGGATTAACTTATCGAGTTTGGAACCATCTTCATCTTGAAATTTCTCCTTAGCTTTCTCATACGCttcatcttttcttttctctttatttttcttatgcTCTTGTTCCAAAACAGTATTATGATGGCTATATAAACATATTCATCATTCAATTTTGAGAACACGAtcagaaaataacatttataaaccattataaagAGAGTTATTTACCttacttcctcttcttcatttCTGCCTTTCAACTTGCACGGACTCTTCAACTTCTGTATCAGCTTCCATTTGTTCTTCTTATTCTTCCTCAAGTGTATGCCCCTATTttcaagagagagaaaaaaacaataacaaatTTAGGATggcttataatttttttaaaatgatagtccaaatttataagggtttatataTTAGCTTACTTCATTGATTTTTGATGTTTCTCTTTCTTTATCACCGTCACCGAATTCAGCATCAACTTCCGTTTGttgttcttcttcatcttgTGTTTGCTcctatttcaaacaaaaataagagATTTATAAATGCTTATAATATTAACATAACTTAgcaatttcaaatttgataaagtcttataaaacatcaaaaacacaATGACCTTAGAGGTTTTGCTGTACATATTTGTCTTATGTCCTGCTTTGTCGACCAATGTCTTCTGTTGTAAGAAAACATCCACAAATCCTTGTTTCCAATCGATTTTCTACACTTTGtatccttgttgaactagtTGTATAACACTGTCAAAGTCCTTATCATGAGGATATGTTGGGTTCACCAAATATTTGAATTCCTCAGAGAATCCAAACACTGTAGTAACCACACCCTGTAACAAAGATAAAACAACGTTTTATAAGTCTCTGTAAATCTcttatttataaaccattatgaAACAATATAGTTAACTTAGTAATCTCATGTAAATGGCAGGAGCTAATGAGGGCATGACACAAGCAAGGTGTTAAGACAAGTGAAACATGCGAGTTAACACACAAAACACAAGCcaagaagaaacagagcaacCAATCTCAATAATCTAATGTGAATGTTAAGGGCTAGTGTGTGAATGATGCAAGCAACGTGTTACAGAAAAAgtacaaaatgaaaaatattctaaaaatgtcTAAACGCTTTACATTTTTTACCAAGGCGCCTGCTTGTAACCCTTTTTCAAGGAGTATGTTTATAAACCTCTTTCTAAACAATACAGTAcgaatatatttataaactttagTAAAAACTCACATTATTTTTCTTCTCCACTTCCAACACTTCAGTAATTGTCGGAGCCCTTGTTGAGTCCCTATGTAGACATAGCAGATCTGCAGAAGAGGTTTCCTGGTAGAAACCTAGATTTATAAATGGTTATAATTCCTTATAAATCATTGAGTTGTATTTATCAACAATCTCATGAAACCCAGATTTATAAGGAGTTATAATTCCTTAATATTCAGTTTTCACTATCGGAAAATCTCTTTCTTAGCCAGATCCATTCAGATCAATCTTAATATGATTTCAAAACCAGATTTAAGTTTTCAAATACTCAATGTTTTCACTCTCAACGTTTCACTATCAAATCTGTTTCTCTTAGATCGACCTCTTTAAATGAAATATCTAAGAGAACCTTGTTTGATTTTTCGATAAGAGAAAGCACAAAATCGAATCAAGCAAAAATACAGAAATTAGAGACATAAGTTGTGAATCACATATATGAGTTGACATCTTGGagattttgaatcgattttGTCGCCGAAAGTCGACGGTGAGAGAGAGATCGACGGTGAGAGAGACGCCATAACTAGGCGGTGAGAGAGGCGCCGGAAATCgacggtgagagagagagacgaaggTGACTCGGGGACAGGGAGAGAAACCAATggtggagaagaagataagGTAAGGGTGTTATTGTCTTTTGCTCATTAATGAAAATGTGTATTTCTGAAAATGTCCTTAGACTGatggtaaagttgaaaagtggtatccaacaaagtgtaaaagtaaaatttcccCAACCCAAATCCCCagcccttaactctaaaccctaaggtttggattagttaaccctaggggtaatatttattttctattttataaaattttaaacctcaaacCCAAATCCCCagcccttaactctaaaccctaaggtttggattagttaaccctaggggtataactgtatatttacttttgtaatgaaacattttggtcattttgattcttagagtcTACATTTCTAATAGAAAttttttagtgctatcctaTGGTATTTctctaactctaaaccctaaggtttgaattagttaaccctaggggtataaatgtatatttacctctttaatgaaacattttggtcattttatctttagagtctatatttatggaaaaaaaaattttagtgctatcctatggtatttttttttataaaggttattagaaaatatgttagtacaaatcaaattatgaatatatgcatattttgaattaatttttgatataaatcaatttaaaattatgattttgatttgaatatgtatatcaaGTAATATAAACcctttactttttaatattatttattagacttccaatttttttaatagcataagcccattattttttaCCTAACTTACTGCTATTTATGTATGTTGTCAAACAAAATCTTAAAGTATTTCtaatttaataagatagattaaacattcaatattaaaaatacactAAATATCTGATGAATTATTTcgacaaatatttttttaaaaaaaattagaaatttataagagaatcaaaatcatatgataaattaaaTACCTAATAAGATTATTGTTGGATCTAATTTCGGTCAACACTTTGATTGGGCCTCAATAAGTCGGGCCGTACGCGGGGAAGTTGAGAGAAATCCGAGATTGATCAATTATAAGAGGAGATAGTCAGAAACAAGGAAGGACAAGGGCCTTGGTCTAATCGAGAAAATCAGAAAATCGTACGAATATGCTCCAAAATTCCGGTTCAGTTTCGGCAAAGGCGTGGTTTCGGAAAGCAAAGTAACCGGTCGGGTAAACCCGGTTCATGGAGCGATTTATCTATTCGACTATTCCTTTGCTCACCGGTTTAGTCTATACGGGTGGAGAGAATCAAGGTTTAAAGCCAATAATttccaaataataaaaaagtcgAATTTTTTCCGTTTTCCAGGAATATCGAACCCTGCAGCTCTTTCTTCTCTGACTGTCGGAGGgttttctcacttttttttccGGCATTGAAACACGAGTTACACCAACTCGAAATCGATGGCCAGGAAACGAAAACGATCGCTCTTGGAGCAAGGTAACAGTCGTCGCTGCTCAATCCGTAAACTTTCTACCAATTATTTGAATTTGTCTTCCTCCTCTGATGAAAAACCCCACCCGCGACTTGTTTGCTTTCTGTCTCTTCATCTCTTTATTTACTCAGTGATAAACTCACCGGCAGAGAAAGAAGAAAGTACGAGTCCTAAGCTCACCAAGTACTGGCTCCAACGTTACAACCTCTTCTCTCGATACGACGAAGGTATCGAGATGGACGAAGAAGGATGGTACTCTGTAACCCCCGAGGAAATCGCAGTCAAACAAGCAGAGAGATGCCGCGGGAAAGTGGTAATCGATTGTTTCTCAGGCGTTGGTGGCAACACAATCCAATTTGCTAAAGTGTAAGGCTCTCTCTAGCTTGTTTGATTGTTTCTCTGGTTGTATGCTGTTTTCTAAACCAAAGTTGTCTCCTTTCTTTTGAATAGATGTTCTTCCGTAATTGCTATAGACATTGATCCTGTGAAGGTCGAAATGGCTATTAACAACGCATTGGTTTATGGGGTTGATGACCGTGTTGATTATGTCGTTGGTGATTTCATTCACTTAGCTCCATCTCTCAAAGTAAATCTTCTTTCTCTGTCTGCAAGTATAAAAGATTCTCTTTGACTCTTTTGTTGTTGTGCGATAGGGAGATGTATTGTTTCTTTCACCACCATGGGGAGGACCAATGTATAACAAAGTTGAGACTTACACACTGGACATGCTCCAACCAAAAGACGGGTAACAATTCATGTCATTTTTGTAACTATTCATGTGAAATACAACATCAGTTGGTCTTGTTTTCTGTAGGTACAAACTGTTTCAGATTGCTCAAACCATTACGCCTAACATCATAATGTTTCTACCGCGAAATGTCGATTTAGCACAATTGGAAGAACTTGCTTGGCTCTCCTCGCCTCCTCTAACTCTTGAGGTAAAGCATTGTCTAGAAGAACAACACTACTAGAGTTAATTTATTGCAAACATTTGTTTCTTCACAGTTTCATTATGTTGTTATTGCAGATAGAAGAAAACTGTGTTGGAGGAAGAATTAAAGGCATAACGGCTTATTTTAGTTGCTGTGCGGTTTAGTTGAGGAAGTTAGGACTATTATTGCATCAAATGACTATCTATCTTTATGCATCAAGCGGTAGAGGAGTTGctcattcatcatatgtttttGCAACCTTGTAATTTTTTGgagagagttttttttgtttgtttgtataaTCCTGATTTATATTTCTAAGGATACATAACTCTAATTCTATCTTAACATTTTTAGCAGGTGAAGGCAAAAAAAGTGATTAGTCCATATAAGTTGCCTAGTCTCTTTGAACGAGATTAgtacaattattattttgtggTTGTTTCTGTTTAGCTTtgtataataaaatacattttggTTACTTTTTTGATAATAAATTTTGGTGATCTTAGTCAAATAATCAAATACAATGCTTACGACTTCTTAGCCATCACTTGTAGATCCTCGTGTACCTATTTTGAGTGACTAGGATCAACACTAATGAGATTCCAATGCTCCTTTGTTCTCCAATCTGTTTTGCAGAGTGCAAACATGATGGCTATACCTCGTAAGTAACCTATCTTTGATGCTACTTTACAATTCTTCGGCCTGATGCTCCTCACATCCCCGTTTACTACAAAGAAAGCATATGATTTAAAAATCTAGACAAAGAAGAGTTGTGTCTCTTTGACCCATTGCCAAGGTTGTATGTAAAGGTATTTCAAATTCTTCGCTTACATTTAGATAGGCTTCGGCTTGAGAATTCACGAATTAAAAAGCCTTGCATACTTTAGAGGTTAGTTTATCCTTTGACTTTCTCAACTGTGAAATGGAAGAAAGATCAATAAAACAATTACTCAAATTTCTAAAGTTTTTAATTGTTTAATGATCCATAATAAGTAGCTTACAATTTTAGCGGTAGATTTTATTTCGTCTGTTACTGCCCAATCACTATGGAAGTAGGCGGTGAGAGTGCAATCAATGTGTTTGGTGAAGAAGATTCCCATCTCTAAGATGCGCTTAGTGTACCGCAGTATTCGTTTGAGGCTGGCAAAATCAGAGACAGAAGGTATATGCACTTTTGACATACATAGTTAAGTGCATATTGAGTTTCTGTTCGTGTTAAAGTAAGATACTGCAATTTACTTGCAGGCTCAGAAGTAGGTATGTTGAGATTGAACTTTGATTAAATACTCcaagaaaagaagaataaaGAAGAGTAGCTTAGAAGAAGCTACAAAGGaatggaagaggaagaagaagaagcttggaGCACAAGTAACcaaggaaaagaagaagaagcaaaagccAACCAATTACAACAAGCCCAACGAGAAGTTGAGATGTGACTTTAGTCACAAAGAATCAAGTTGAGAAGGAAAAGAATTAGTTGGCTAGACTGTATATGGAAGAGTGAAGTATTGAATAAAAGCCTAGCTAAGAAGAGTTAACCGACTAGACTCGATGATGCAATACGTGTCTTGAATCAACTCATCATGAGCTTGAAGAAACTAGTTAGAATCTTTTAGACGACGAAATCAAGAGTCTCAAAGTTGGTTTTCACTTTCTCCTATAACCAAAAATCTTGAGAGTGGATCTTTTTAAGTAAAGGTTTGGTTTTGGCTTTATAGCCAGAGAAAAATGAGCTGAGTGAGGAAAAGCTTTCGTTGAAGGCGGAGAAGGAGAGAACTGAAAGTCTGGTTCCATCTTCAGGGTTCATGGCTAAGATTCCAGTTCCATTTGGTGAAGGCAAGACGGCTGTTAATTTATCCGAGTAGTTACGGTTACATGCCAGTGTGGCATTACTCATGCCTCCTGCTTAAACTCTCAGCTGCTTCTATTTTGTTTGGCAACCAAAGGGTATTTAGAGATGAGATATCTGATGATCAACTTGGTTATAGGATTCTTGTTGTTCCTTATTCGGCTTTATGCAAATATTTTAACACACTCTGTTCCCTCCCACATAGTGGacaaaaagataaaatgctcTCGTTGAGAGTCGAACTCCCGCTCACTAAACGGGTGttctaaccaactgagctacGAGAGCTTCGTGCTGCTGACTCTTCATTctgcaaaatattttattttctaactttCACTGAGTTTGTAGTCTATCACAAAGTAACGAGTTCTGTGAAAAAAAGTTATGCATGTTCACCATCGCTACTTGCCAATTAGCGTCAATTAAAGAAAGTGAAAACGGGTTATATATGGACGAGCAAAGAACTCTTGGCACGACTAAACTAAGTGCACCAGTTACATGATGAAACTGCGTCTAAAAATAGATAAGGAAACGGCAAAAATAAAATCCGAAATTGAAATGGTATTTTCTCTAGAGAACCAAAAAGTCTCTACAAAAAGTGTCTCAATAAGCTCAAGGAAATAAGCAAAAATTTTGCCTCTCCTCATGGTTtccaaaagaaaagtaaaaataaaaatacagacGCAAGCTTGAACAAACCGACGAAAAACATCCTTTTAATCATCAGTTTGCTTTAGCTTTCGGAGCCTTCTTCCGGAGTTGCCTACCATGTCTCCTCGAATTCTTCATTCCAATGAAGAAGAGTAGTGCCCCAAGGAGTGCCAAGCTCTGAAGGAATGGTCAAAACACACAGAACAGAGGATCTTAGCTTTGGATTAGTTCAAGACTAAAAATGGAAATCAAATTTCAACCAGTAAAGTTCTAACCTGAGTAAACTTGGAAAACAGTTGGCTGAATTCCTTTTTGTCAACATCGTAGTTGTAGAAATCATACAGAATCGGGGTGGCAACGGCTTGATGCAGAAGCTGAAACCACAGAGTTTTTTCATTcgtaaatcaaatttaaaaaaaaaagactaataaTCTTTGAAAAAAGAAGAGTTGTTACATACCAAGAGATAAGCACCCAAAGAGCTGCCAAAGACGAAAAAAAGTCCACCAATGCCCTTCAAGGCTATAGCAGCAGCAACAAGAATCTTCATCTGAACAAACAACAACACAAGAGGTTTCAGCATCAGCACCTATTTTGTTATTAATACTGTTCTTGAACTAGAATATGAAGCACTTACATCAACTGGTGGCAATTGCTGGCCGGTATGAGTAGTCACGTGGCTAACAAAAGCATTGAACTTTGGTCTCAAAGATTTAGCTGCTCGACCTCCATCATCGCCAAAACCATCGAACCTGCTCGATCCATGAAGCAAAAGCAGAAACATAAGAAATCTACTAATGAAGTGGTCCTGGAACCAATTGAGACCATCAATATAGAGCAACCATACTTTATGTGTATCTCCTCAACCAAATCAGACAAATTGTTTAACTTAAAAACATGAAATAGGCAGAGAAATTGCTAGTACATGTTCATTGGTTGAGTCACAATCATAAGAGACTACTAACCTAATAAGCATTGCTTGTCTTAAATGATATCACTTACTACAAGACCAACTCAACTAACAGCTTCAGCTCTATCAAATCAAGAAAGTAAAGAACTTTAGGCAAACCCAAGTGCCAAGATTAGAAAAAACAGATGAGATGATTAAAAAGATCAAATCAAGCTATAATTGAGAGAAGAAACCTAAACTGAAGATTACAAAATAGTCAAAGGAGGAGCAGATCTAGAACGAGTAGAAGAAAGTTGCTTACTCTTGCCATGCGGAGAGAAGGAATACGGAAACGAACAGAGCTCTACCGACGAAGGAAGCCAACTCCATTGAAGCTCTCTCACGAATCCAAGGCAGAGAccgaaagaaagaaagagagagagagagagttattAGATTTGGATGCGTAAATCAAGAGAGACATAAAAAGAAGGAGAAAACAAAGAGGCGAACTTTGTAATATTTGGGGATTTGAGGGGTCAAAAAAGGGAGAGGACTATTCTTCAAAGACTTGTTTCGAAATTTTCAAGTCGCTGCTTCCTTCTGAAGAATACGCCACGTGGACGATTTTACACGTCGATTGGCCAATCAAAAGCGTCCCTGTCATTTTAAGTATATACGTCGGCCACCAATAAAACGCGGCTCCTTTACATGCACGCACCTCTcctcttttaattaaaaaacaaatagcatgaataatcattaaaaaacaattccttaaaaatacacgaactttaaaaaatacaaaaattccATTCTTTTAAAAAACACAATGtcttatagtttttaatttatataaaatcccaattttaatgatattaaatagagagaatacaaatattaaaatattaaaattaatactatacattatctttatgcattgaaatttttattaaagataaatcatatatccaaatatattatgtcaattgattaaaaagtattaaaaataattaatataataatttttttgtatttttacaattttaatatgaaatcatttca
It encodes:
- the LOC103833433 gene encoding F-actin-monooxygenase MICAL3-like isoform X1, with protein sequence MFSYNRRHWSTKQDIRQICTAKPLRSKHKMKKNNKRKLMLNSVTVIKKEKHQKSMKGIHLRKNKKNKWKLIQKLKSPCKLKGRNEEEEVSHHNTVLEQEHKKNKEKRKDEAYEKAKEKFQDEDGSKLDKLIQMLYDLNKQVEVIENVLGVADGYESPCNYDDTKGAPNDENEEEEISGGKRNATDDENDEEEISDTQQLTEVNILRENENT
- the LOC103833433 gene encoding uncharacterized protein LOC103833433 isoform X2: MFSYNRRHWSTKQDIRQICTAKPLRSKHKMKKNNKRKLMLNSVTVIKKEKHQKSMKGIHLRKNKKNKWKLIQKLKSPCKLKGRNEEEEVSHHNTVLEQEHKKNKEKRKDEAYEKAKEKFQDEDGSKLDKLIQMLYDLNKQVEVIENVLGVTVMRVHATMMIQKVHQMMKMKKKKFLVVKEMQQMMKMMKKKFLIHSN
- the LOC103833434 gene encoding trimethylguanosine synthase isoform X1; amino-acid sequence: MARKRKRSLLEQGNSRRCSILINSPAEKEESTSPKLTKYWLQRYNLFSRYDEGIEMDEEGWYSVTPEEIAVKQAERCRGKVVIDCFSGVGGNTIQFAKVCSSVIAIDIDPVKVEMAINNALVYGVDDRVDYVVGDFIHLAPSLKGDVLFLSPPWGGPMYNKVETYTLDMLQPKDGYKLFQIAQTITPNIIMFLPRNVDLAQLEELAWLSSPPLTLEIEENCVGGRIKGITAYFSCCAV
- the LOC103833434 gene encoding trimethylguanosine synthase isoform X2, which produces MARKRKRSLLEQVINSPAEKEESTSPKLTKYWLQRYNLFSRYDEGIEMDEEGWYSVTPEEIAVKQAERCRGKVVIDCFSGVGGNTIQFAKVCSSVIAIDIDPVKVEMAINNALVYGVDDRVDYVVGDFIHLAPSLKGDVLFLSPPWGGPMYNKVETYTLDMLQPKDGYKLFQIAQTITPNIIMFLPRNVDLAQLEELAWLSSPPLTLEIEENCVGGRIKGITAYFSCCAV
- the LOC103833434 gene encoding trimethylguanosine synthase isoform X3, which gives rise to MARKRKRSLLEQEKEESTSPKLTKYWLQRYNLFSRYDEGIEMDEEGWYSVTPEEIAVKQAERCRGKVVIDCFSGVGGNTIQFAKVCSSVIAIDIDPVKVEMAINNALVYGVDDRVDYVVGDFIHLAPSLKGDVLFLSPPWGGPMYNKVETYTLDMLQPKDGYKLFQIAQTITPNIIMFLPRNVDLAQLEELAWLSSPPLTLEIEENCVGGRIKGITAYFSCCAV
- the LOC103833437 gene encoding uncharacterized protein LOC103833437, translating into MELASFVGRALFVSVFLLSAWQEFDGFGDDGGRAAKSLRPKFNAFVSHVTTHTGQQLPPVDMKILVAAAIALKGIGGLFFVFGSSLGAYLLLLHQAVATPILYDFYNYDVDKKEFSQLFSKFTQSLALLGALLFFIGMKNSRRHGRQLRKKAPKAKAN